The proteins below are encoded in one region of Limnochorda pilosa:
- a CDS encoding zinc-dependent alcohol dehydrogenase family protein → MKAVQFPAVGEVRMVELPDPTPGPGEVLVRVAAAGICHTDVHILHGNFPARYPVVPGHEFAGTVVAAGDGVDPSWVGRRVAVDPNVPCGTCPACKENRQNLCPNLEAYGVTLNGGFAELATVKLTNAYLIGDLPFKVAAMAEPLACVVHGLNLLRLEPASHALIFGAGPMGLLLMQALKHAGAARATLVDLHHRRLEIGLELGADATLVDADGLQELAPEHGRFDLVADATGVPAVVERLPRYVRDGGKILYFGVCPPDAEIRLKPYDVYRRDLQIIGSFSLRQTLAPALRLLASGAVRVEPLISHTFQLDEFEHWIQQVGKAETMKLQAVLE, encoded by the coding sequence ATGAAAGCAGTCCAATTCCCTGCGGTGGGTGAAGTGCGGATGGTAGAGCTGCCCGATCCAACGCCCGGTCCCGGTGAGGTCCTGGTCCGGGTGGCAGCCGCCGGCATCTGCCACACCGACGTGCACATCCTGCACGGGAACTTCCCGGCCCGTTACCCCGTGGTGCCGGGTCATGAGTTCGCAGGGACGGTGGTGGCCGCCGGCGACGGCGTCGACCCATCCTGGGTGGGGCGTCGGGTGGCCGTCGATCCCAACGTTCCCTGCGGCACCTGCCCGGCCTGCAAGGAGAATCGCCAGAACCTCTGCCCCAACCTGGAGGCTTACGGCGTCACCCTGAACGGCGGCTTTGCCGAGCTGGCCACGGTGAAGTTGACCAACGCCTATCTCATCGGCGACCTGCCCTTCAAGGTGGCGGCCATGGCCGAGCCTCTCGCCTGTGTGGTCCACGGCCTCAACCTGCTGCGGCTTGAACCGGCCAGCCATGCGCTCATCTTCGGAGCCGGCCCCATGGGCCTGCTCCTGATGCAAGCCCTCAAGCACGCCGGGGCCGCCCGGGCAACCCTGGTCGACCTGCACCACCGTCGGCTGGAGATCGGACTTGAGCTGGGCGCCGACGCGACCCTGGTGGATGCCGATGGCCTCCAGGAGCTGGCACCCGAGCACGGCCGTTTCGACCTGGTGGCTGATGCCACCGGCGTGCCGGCCGTGGTGGAGAGACTCCCCCGGTACGTGCGCGACGGCGGGAAGATCCTCTACTTCGGTGTTTGCCCGCCCGATGCGGAGATCCGCTTGAAGCCGTACGACGTCTACAGGCGCGACCTGCAGATCATCGGCTCCTTCTCCCTCCGCCAGACCCTGGCGCCCGCCCTCCGGCTGCTGGCCTCAGGCGCGGTGCGGGTTGAGCCTTTGATCTCCCACACCTTCCAACTGGATGAGTTCGAGCACTGGATCCAGCAGGTGGGGAAAGCCGAGACCATGAAGCTGCAGGCTGTCCTGGAGTAG
- a CDS encoding sugar-binding transcriptional regulator, translating to MSPGDLTPRERELQLMVTLARLYYDEGLTQQEIASRLKMSRVRVNRLLQRARHEGIVEIRISDPMGTSHEMASELRTALGLQDAVVAPTSSEDPAELADIIGERAARYLEQILADGHLVGLGWGQTVYRTVQNLAPAAGRDLLVVPVTGGMGASDPAFRSNELARAFAEKLRARWVPLEAPFLVETVEARQVLSQQEMIRRVLELWERLDVAVVGIGAAIEQSPLLRTTHFSSQDIIDLELQGVVGDLCSRFFNRSGEPIVTDFDRRLICMELEHLHRVPRVVAVAGGLRKVSAILAAGEAGHINTLVTDRETATALLQRSRRTSEHRGAPISPRGSENAGREPGQSHGASSRLEAGEAEQEERPSASAEG from the coding sequence ATGAGCCCGGGCGACCTGACACCCCGGGAGCGGGAACTGCAGCTCATGGTGACCCTGGCCCGCCTCTACTACGACGAGGGCCTCACCCAGCAGGAGATCGCCTCCCGGTTGAAGATGAGTCGCGTCCGCGTCAACCGCCTCCTGCAGCGGGCTCGCCACGAAGGGATCGTGGAGATCCGCATCTCGGATCCCATGGGGACCTCCCACGAGATGGCCTCGGAGCTGCGTACCGCTCTGGGACTCCAGGACGCAGTGGTGGCCCCCACCTCCTCGGAGGATCCGGCCGAGCTGGCCGACATCATCGGTGAGCGCGCGGCCCGCTACTTGGAGCAGATCCTGGCCGACGGGCATCTGGTCGGCCTGGGGTGGGGCCAGACCGTCTACCGGACCGTTCAGAACCTAGCCCCCGCGGCAGGGCGCGACCTTCTGGTGGTACCCGTCACCGGCGGCATGGGTGCATCCGACCCGGCCTTCCGCTCCAACGAGCTGGCCCGCGCCTTCGCGGAGAAACTGCGGGCCCGCTGGGTCCCCCTGGAGGCCCCCTTCCTGGTGGAGACGGTGGAAGCCCGCCAGGTCCTCTCCCAGCAGGAGATGATCCGGCGAGTGCTGGAGCTCTGGGAGCGGCTGGACGTGGCGGTGGTCGGCATTGGGGCCGCCATCGAACAGTCCCCGCTCCTGCGCACCACGCACTTCTCCAGCCAGGACATCATCGACCTGGAGCTGCAGGGTGTGGTGGGGGACCTGTGCTCTCGCTTCTTCAACCGCTCGGGTGAGCCCATCGTGACCGACTTTGATCGCCGGCTCATCTGCATGGAGCTGGAGCACCTCCACAGGGTTCCGCGGGTGGTGGCCGTGGCCGGCGGGCTCCGAAAGGTCTCCGCCATCCTGGCGGCCGGGGAGGCGGGCCACATCAACACGCTGGTTACCGATCGGGAGACGGCCACCGCCCTCCTGCAGCGGTCCCGGCGAACATCGGAACATCGTGGAGCTCCGATCTCCCCGAGGGGAAGCGAGAATGCAGGACGGGAGCCTGGACAGTCCCATGGCGCCAGCTCCCGACTCGAAGCAGGCGAAGCGGAACAAGAAGAGAGGCCCTCGGCGTCGGCCGAAGGCTGA
- a CDS encoding carbohydrate ABC transporter permease → MKGNQVRSNWRQAAPWVLPAVVVLFVITILPTLFLFYTSLHHWELGYPWEAREFAGLVNFVDLWSDRQFLQSLRTTAIYVVSTVGVELILGFALALFLSQRRLWGKGVLVATLVIPMTVTPSIAGLIWRLYFNPNYGMVNYFMGTLAGVEPNWYGADLALASVVLVDIWQWTPFVALILLAGLSALPRTPYEAALVDGASGWATLRYITLPLLRPIILVALILRSMDSLKMFDVVFSLTGGGPGNATEVLSMQVYRTGFYQTGWVGYASAMAMILLVVIILVSQLFVRVLGSRREVEGV, encoded by the coding sequence GTGAAAGGGAACCAGGTGCGATCGAACTGGCGCCAGGCGGCGCCCTGGGTGCTGCCGGCGGTGGTGGTGCTCTTCGTGATCACCATCCTGCCGACGCTCTTCCTGTTCTACACCTCCCTCCACCACTGGGAGCTGGGCTACCCGTGGGAGGCACGGGAGTTCGCAGGGCTGGTCAACTTTGTCGACCTCTGGAGTGACCGGCAGTTCCTCCAATCCCTGCGCACCACGGCCATCTACGTGGTGAGCACGGTGGGTGTCGAATTGATCCTTGGCTTCGCCCTGGCGCTCTTCCTTTCCCAGCGCCGACTTTGGGGGAAAGGCGTCCTGGTTGCCACGCTGGTCATTCCCATGACGGTGACGCCCTCCATCGCCGGGCTCATCTGGCGTCTCTACTTCAACCCCAACTACGGCATGGTCAACTACTTCATGGGGACCCTCGCCGGGGTGGAGCCGAACTGGTATGGAGCCGACCTGGCCCTGGCCAGCGTGGTTCTGGTCGATATCTGGCAATGGACGCCCTTCGTGGCCCTCATCCTTCTGGCAGGGCTGAGTGCCCTGCCACGAACGCCTTACGAGGCGGCCCTGGTCGACGGGGCCAGCGGGTGGGCCACCCTGCGCTACATCACGCTGCCCCTGCTGCGGCCCATCATCCTCGTGGCTCTGATCCTCCGGTCCATGGACTCCCTGAAGATGTTCGACGTGGTCTTCTCGCTGACGGGAGGCGGGCCGGGCAACGCCACGGAGGTCCTTTCCATGCAGGTGTACCGGACGGGCTTCTACCAGACCGGTTGGGTGGGATATGCGTCGGCCATGGCCATGATCCTGCTGGTTGTGATCATTCTGGTCTCCCAGCTCTTCGTGCGGGTGCTGGGCAGCCGGAGGGAGGTCGAAGGCGTATGA
- a CDS encoding substrate-binding domain-containing protein, with protein sequence MDRQQRRPNPTMRDVARKAGISTATVSHFLNGTRQVSAATSQRILAVMRELNYRPNLLARSLRSRESRTVGLVISDISNPFFPEVARGCEDALAGYDYSLILCNTDEDPVKEDHYLSVLWSKQVDGILLVPTAGQHATLGRMLAAGLPVVYLDREVTAAPATAVMSQNREGAYEATRLLLERGHRQVAMITGKQGLSSTAERVAGYRDALADAGIEPVETWLRCGDSDERAAREATLALLVELPEVTAIFAANNTMTAGVLRALEQAGRRDTVEVAGFDDVGWFGLQLNPVVAVVQAAYDLGRIAAEELVALLKGGDRTPRTIRVPVEVSANEARAESRVMGGGA encoded by the coding sequence ATGGATCGGCAGCAGCGACGTCCTAACCCCACCATGCGTGACGTGGCGCGAAAGGCCGGCATTTCCACCGCCACCGTCTCACACTTCCTAAACGGGACACGGCAGGTGTCGGCCGCGACCTCCCAGCGGATCCTTGCGGTCATGCGCGAGCTGAACTACCGGCCTAACCTCCTGGCTCGAAGCCTTCGCAGTCGGGAGTCGCGCACCGTTGGGCTGGTCATTTCCGATATCTCCAATCCATTCTTCCCGGAGGTCGCGCGTGGCTGCGAGGACGCGCTCGCCGGGTACGACTACAGTCTCATTCTTTGTAACACTGACGAAGACCCGGTCAAGGAAGACCATTACCTGAGCGTCCTGTGGAGCAAGCAGGTAGACGGGATCCTTCTGGTGCCGACGGCAGGTCAGCATGCAACCTTGGGCAGAATGCTGGCCGCTGGCCTGCCGGTGGTCTACCTCGACCGGGAAGTGACCGCCGCGCCGGCAACAGCGGTCATGTCCCAAAACCGTGAGGGCGCGTACGAGGCGACCCGCCTCCTCCTGGAACGGGGACATCGCCAGGTGGCCATGATTACGGGGAAGCAGGGGCTAAGCAGTACCGCCGAACGGGTGGCCGGATACCGGGACGCTCTGGCGGATGCGGGCATCGAACCCGTGGAGACATGGCTGCGCTGTGGGGACTCCGACGAGCGGGCGGCCCGCGAGGCGACGCTGGCTTTACTGGTGGAACTGCCTGAGGTGACCGCCATCTTCGCTGCGAACAACACCATGACCGCCGGGGTCCTGCGAGCCCTGGAGCAGGCAGGGCGGCGGGATACCGTGGAAGTGGCAGGGTTCGACGACGTGGGATGGTTCGGACTTCAGCTCAATCCCGTTGTGGCCGTAGTTCAGGCTGCCTACGACCTCGGGCGGATCGCCGCCGAGGAGTTGGTGGCTCTCTTGAAAGGAGGGGACCGAACGCCTCGCACCATCCGCGTGCCCGTGGAGGTCTCGGCGAACGAGGCACGCGCGGAGAGTCGGGTAATGGGCGGAGGCGCGTAA
- a CDS encoding carbohydrate ABC transporter permease, translating into MSPIAPRARARAVQPALSRRPRAGRVMTGAVNELVSLLVLLLFLGPFLWMVVMSFQTRTQIFARPPLIWFRPTLANYTDLMNRGVFLDYLQNSLVVVVLTVLVSLAFAIPAAYGFARFRFRRREDLAFWVLSIRMAPPIAVVIPYFLIGSFLGILDTRFVLVVAYLSFNIPFAIWMIRGFIEDVPVEVEEAAQIDGCSRFQALRRVTLPLVGGGIAATAILLVIQSWNEFAFALFLTTTEARTLPTIVTQFLTFQGVVWGEMAAAASITVIPIVIFAILVRKQLITGLTFGAIKE; encoded by the coding sequence ATGAGCCCGATCGCTCCCAGAGCTCGAGCCCGTGCCGTCCAGCCGGCTCTCTCCCGGCGACCGCGGGCCGGCAGGGTGATGACCGGTGCGGTCAACGAGCTGGTCAGCCTGCTGGTGCTCCTCCTCTTCCTGGGGCCGTTCCTCTGGATGGTGGTCATGTCGTTCCAGACACGCACCCAGATCTTCGCACGCCCGCCGTTGATCTGGTTCCGGCCCACCCTGGCGAACTACACGGACCTGATGAACCGGGGTGTCTTCCTGGACTACCTGCAGAACAGCCTGGTGGTTGTGGTCCTTACAGTGCTGGTCAGCCTGGCGTTCGCGATTCCCGCTGCGTATGGTTTCGCCCGCTTTCGATTCCGCCGCCGGGAGGATCTGGCCTTCTGGGTGCTGAGCATTCGCATGGCGCCGCCCATCGCGGTGGTAATCCCCTACTTCCTCATCGGAAGCTTCCTCGGCATCCTCGATACGCGATTCGTGCTCGTCGTCGCCTACCTCTCCTTCAATATCCCATTCGCAATCTGGATGATACGGGGCTTCATCGAGGATGTGCCGGTGGAGGTGGAGGAGGCGGCCCAGATCGACGGGTGTAGCCGCTTTCAGGCCCTGCGGCGGGTCACCCTCCCCCTGGTGGGCGGCGGCATTGCGGCCACGGCCATCTTGCTGGTGATCCAGTCGTGGAATGAGTTCGCCTTTGCCCTCTTCCTCACTACCACCGAGGCCCGGACCCTTCCCACCATCGTCACCCAGTTCCTCACCTTCCAGGGCGTCGTCTGGGGAGAGATGGCGGCCGCGGCCAGCATCACGGTGATCCCCATCGTGATCTTCGCCATCCTGGTGCGGAAGCAGCTGATCACGGGGCTTACCTTCGGGGCCATCAAGGAGTAA
- a CDS encoding zinc-dependent alcohol dehydrogenase, whose translation MRAALFREIGSIVVEDRPVPEPGPGEVRIKPLAVGICGSDMHAFAGEHPFVHPPIVLGHEIGAQVDEVGPGVEELRPGQLVTVEPNLVCGTCHNCRTGRYNICENLRVIGCVGYDGAMTEYMVVPSEKVFPVPAHWSAERAALVEPVAVGVHAIRQGGFQPGQNVLVLGAGIIGLVTAQAARAFGAGRIIVVDLLGSRLERARGLGFTDVVNNATADLQQELRRLLKGELPDMIFDCVAIQPTLDTAVEIARKGTRIVVVGVPAGRLSVPMHLVQDRELELVGTLMYRREDYDASIRLMESGAISTEGFITHRFAMDQVMEAFSVAINQKETALKVMLTVGA comes from the coding sequence GTGCGTGCAGCGCTCTTTCGCGAGATAGGTTCCATTGTGGTGGAGGATCGACCCGTGCCCGAGCCAGGGCCGGGCGAGGTTCGAATCAAGCCCCTGGCTGTGGGCATCTGCGGGTCGGACATGCATGCCTTTGCCGGCGAGCACCCCTTCGTCCACCCGCCTATCGTGCTGGGTCACGAGATCGGCGCCCAAGTGGACGAGGTCGGCCCCGGTGTGGAGGAGCTGCGGCCGGGCCAGTTGGTCACCGTGGAGCCCAACCTGGTTTGCGGGACGTGCCACAACTGTCGTACCGGTCGCTACAATATCTGCGAGAACCTTCGGGTCATCGGCTGCGTCGGTTACGACGGCGCCATGACCGAGTACATGGTGGTCCCGTCGGAGAAGGTCTTCCCCGTTCCGGCCCACTGGAGCGCGGAGCGGGCGGCACTGGTAGAGCCCGTGGCGGTGGGCGTCCACGCGATCCGGCAGGGCGGCTTTCAGCCGGGTCAGAACGTCCTCGTCCTGGGGGCCGGTATCATCGGTCTGGTGACCGCGCAGGCGGCCCGGGCGTTCGGAGCCGGGCGGATCATCGTGGTCGACCTGCTCGGCAGCCGGCTGGAGCGAGCCCGTGGCCTGGGCTTCACCGACGTGGTAAACAACGCCACGGCCGACCTCCAGCAGGAGCTCCGGCGCCTGCTGAAGGGCGAGCTGCCCGACATGATCTTCGACTGTGTGGCCATCCAGCCCACCCTGGACACCGCCGTCGAGATCGCCCGCAAGGGCACGCGGATCGTGGTGGTGGGCGTCCCGGCCGGACGGCTCTCCGTTCCCATGCACCTGGTCCAGGACCGGGAGCTGGAGCTGGTGGGGACCCTCATGTACCGGCGCGAGGACTACGACGCGTCCATCCGTCTCATGGAGAGCGGGGCCATCTCCACCGAGGGCTTCATAACCCACCGCTTCGCAATGGACCAGGTGATGGAGGCCTTTTCGGTGGCCATCAACCAGAAAGAGACGGCCCTCAAGGTGATGTTGACCGTCGGTGCCTGA
- a CDS encoding ABC transporter substrate-binding protein, whose product MRQRGKALSALLLVTALATVPAWAQDAALEEWGDQVRSRLGGTTITVGAQTHPSTEAFQAMEAEFEALTGIQVEWDVMEEIYLHDKLLTEHTARTGRYDVVSMDVTWIGEFAAKQVVDPLDAYLADPNKTPAWFDYEDIVPAYRDGLGSYDGKVYGIPSAGESAFVAYRQDLFDKYGYDPARIKTTDDLLEAARFFDEKEPGLSGISMRGRRGHHLVYGWFQFLYPYGGRVLKPGTTDVVVNSPEVVESLQFYLDLMKYAPTGIENFSHEEATTSFMQGQSALWFDATALAPWIEDAERSIVAGKVGYLPPPAGPDGAYGAVAGWNLALSAQSRNKDAAWAFIMFMTSRANAEEYVNRGGVVTRLSILDDPDFVERYPYYPQISASLDLANRLVEQGVDWRPRMPEWPRMGEILGLYGSQALVGQISAEQAAELAASEIQGLLRRR is encoded by the coding sequence GTGAGGCAACGGGGTAAGGCGCTGTCGGCTCTCCTCCTCGTGACCGCCCTGGCGACGGTTCCGGCGTGGGCGCAAGATGCTGCCCTCGAGGAGTGGGGGGACCAGGTTCGCAGCCGCCTCGGCGGAACCACCATCACCGTGGGGGCCCAGACCCATCCGTCGACGGAGGCGTTCCAGGCGATGGAAGCCGAGTTCGAGGCACTCACCGGCATCCAAGTGGAGTGGGACGTCATGGAGGAGATCTACCTCCACGACAAACTCCTAACGGAGCATACGGCCCGCACGGGGCGTTACGACGTGGTGAGCATGGACGTGACCTGGATCGGCGAGTTCGCCGCCAAGCAGGTCGTCGATCCGCTGGACGCGTACCTGGCCGACCCCAACAAGACACCGGCGTGGTTTGACTACGAGGACATCGTTCCTGCCTACCGGGATGGGCTCGGCTCCTACGACGGGAAGGTCTACGGCATTCCGTCTGCGGGCGAGTCGGCCTTCGTGGCGTACCGCCAGGACCTCTTCGACAAGTACGGCTACGACCCGGCCCGCATCAAGACCACCGACGACCTCCTGGAGGCGGCCCGCTTCTTCGACGAGAAGGAACCCGGGCTGTCGGGCATCTCCATGAGAGGGCGGCGCGGGCACCATCTGGTCTACGGTTGGTTCCAGTTCCTGTACCCCTACGGGGGCAGGGTGCTGAAGCCGGGCACGACCGACGTGGTCGTCAACTCCCCGGAGGTCGTAGAGTCGCTTCAGTTCTACCTGGACCTGATGAAGTACGCACCAACGGGCATCGAGAACTTCTCCCACGAAGAGGCGACCACCAGCTTCATGCAGGGCCAGTCGGCCCTCTGGTTCGACGCCACCGCGCTGGCTCCGTGGATTGAGGACGCCGAGCGGAGCATCGTCGCCGGCAAGGTTGGCTATCTGCCCCCGCCGGCAGGTCCCGATGGAGCCTACGGTGCCGTTGCCGGCTGGAACCTGGCCCTCTCCGCCCAGTCCCGCAACAAGGATGCGGCGTGGGCTTTCATCATGTTCATGACCAGCCGCGCCAACGCGGAGGAGTACGTGAACCGGGGCGGCGTGGTGACTCGCCTCTCGATCCTGGACGACCCGGACTTTGTTGAGCGCTATCCGTACTACCCGCAGATCTCCGCTTCGCTGGACCTGGCCAACAGGCTGGTGGAGCAGGGAGTGGACTGGCGGCCGAGAATGCCTGAGTGGCCGAGGATGGGTGAGATCCTGGGCCTTTACGGCTCTCAGGCCCTGGTCGGGCAGATCTCGGCGGAGCAAGCAGCGGAGCTGGCGGCTTCGGAGATTCAGGGGCTTCTCCGCCGCCGGTAA
- a CDS encoding carbohydrate ABC transporter permease: protein MRRPTGGREEKPRLLLAIPLAVLAVIAFVPLFYAIYIAVHDVYLTRNLGTAFVGLDNFVRVLTTSRGLHAFAVTFELVIISVAVELLLGLAMAVLIQRAFPGKSWLVTLVVLPMTIPKVVAALVWNVLLDPLVGVINYFLGIVGLPLVDWLADPDVALFSVAMVDIWQWTPFIILILLAGLGTIPREPYEAAELEGATAWRTFRGITLPLLKPFITIAVIFRTIDAMRTFDYVYVLTKGGPGLATETVDLYAYKMGIAEAGDISSATAAAILLLVLTLIITTLWVRAMRWGEELY from the coding sequence TTGCGGCGGCCAACGGGCGGGCGCGAGGAGAAGCCACGGCTTCTCCTCGCGATCCCCCTGGCAGTCCTGGCCGTCATCGCCTTCGTGCCCTTGTTCTATGCCATCTACATCGCGGTTCACGACGTCTACCTGACGAGGAACCTTGGCACTGCTTTCGTGGGTCTGGACAACTTCGTCCGAGTCCTCACCACGAGCCGTGGCCTGCACGCCTTCGCCGTCACCTTTGAGCTGGTGATCATCTCGGTGGCGGTGGAGCTCCTCTTGGGCCTGGCCATGGCCGTCCTCATCCAGCGGGCCTTCCCCGGCAAGAGCTGGCTCGTTACCCTGGTCGTGCTGCCCATGACCATTCCTAAAGTGGTGGCCGCGCTGGTCTGGAACGTGCTCCTCGACCCGCTGGTGGGGGTCATCAACTACTTCCTGGGGATCGTCGGGCTCCCTCTGGTCGACTGGCTCGCAGACCCCGATGTGGCCCTGTTCTCGGTGGCCATGGTCGACATCTGGCAGTGGACGCCCTTTATCATCCTGATTCTGCTGGCAGGGTTGGGAACCATCCCCCGAGAGCCTTATGAGGCCGCGGAACTGGAGGGCGCCACGGCCTGGAGGACCTTCCGCGGCATCACCCTGCCCCTCCTGAAGCCGTTCATCACCATCGCGGTCATCTTCCGAACCATCGACGCCATGCGGACCTTCGACTACGTCTACGTCCTCACCAAGGGAGGACCGGGGCTCGCGACAGAGACCGTAGACCTTTACGCCTACAAGATGGGCATCGCCGAGGCCGGCGACATCTCGTCGGCCACTGCCGCCGCGATCCTGCTGCTGGTGCTCACCCTCATCATCACCACCCTCTGGGTTCGCGCCATGCGCTGGGGTGAGGAGCTCTACTGA
- a CDS encoding ABC transporter substrate-binding protein — translation MQRLGHWLAVAVAVVIIAGCTIGVAAQDSLSGTKVTVALRSLSETDYIVSRLAEFEKQTGIDVTVVTYAEQQLREKEVQDLSTGAGQFDVVAIDSVFIPEFAQAGWLVPLAPYLDPEYDLADIPDSVHGLFSWNDVLYAAPVYAEITQLMYRKDLFEKEGIAVPTIFEELEEAAAHFTRPPNLYGLAMRGLRGNGMNVYTWATWFRAFGGEFLDEQSRPIFNNAAGVKATEEYARLLQEYGPPGVAGYSWDNVQTAFTSGRVAMIIDANNFYTRIEDPDKSAIAGNIGYAVVPAGPEGSFPGNYALGFAISSVGARSDVEKKAAAAFISWATSAQMQMDSLEAGIVSQTRTSVLESPEFARSLHPEWIASTVESWEITNPNHRPLFPGWRSMGDAIGIAVQQVIAGERPAQEALNEAVKTTEDLFKRTGDYGKPRPYEF, via the coding sequence ATGCAACGGCTTGGGCATTGGCTCGCTGTAGCCGTCGCCGTCGTGATCATCGCTGGCTGCACGATCGGTGTCGCGGCTCAGGACTCCCTTTCAGGCACCAAGGTCACCGTCGCCCTTCGCTCGCTCTCCGAGACCGACTACATCGTCTCCCGCCTGGCTGAGTTCGAGAAGCAGACGGGTATCGACGTGACCGTCGTCACTTACGCCGAGCAGCAGCTCCGGGAGAAGGAGGTCCAGGACCTCAGCACCGGTGCCGGGCAGTTCGACGTGGTGGCCATCGACAGCGTCTTCATCCCTGAGTTCGCCCAGGCTGGGTGGCTCGTACCTCTGGCACCGTACCTCGACCCCGAATACGACCTCGCGGACATCCCCGACTCCGTCCACGGGCTCTTCTCCTGGAACGACGTCCTCTACGCGGCGCCCGTTTATGCGGAGATCACCCAGCTCATGTACCGCAAGGACCTCTTCGAGAAAGAAGGTATTGCGGTACCCACGATCTTTGAGGAGCTGGAAGAGGCCGCAGCCCACTTCACCCGTCCCCCCAACCTGTACGGCCTGGCCATGCGCGGCCTCCGGGGGAACGGGATGAACGTTTACACCTGGGCGACGTGGTTCCGGGCGTTCGGAGGTGAGTTCCTTGACGAACAATCCCGCCCGATCTTCAACAACGCGGCGGGAGTCAAGGCGACCGAGGAGTATGCCCGCCTCCTGCAGGAGTACGGACCTCCCGGAGTGGCCGGCTATAGCTGGGACAACGTCCAGACGGCCTTCACGTCCGGCCGTGTGGCCATGATCATCGACGCGAACAACTTCTACACCCGTATAGAGGACCCCGACAAGTCGGCCATTGCCGGCAACATCGGCTACGCAGTGGTTCCCGCCGGCCCCGAGGGTAGCTTCCCGGGCAACTACGCTCTCGGCTTTGCCATCAGCTCGGTGGGCGCCCGCTCCGACGTGGAGAAGAAGGCCGCGGCAGCTTTCATTAGCTGGGCCACCAGTGCTCAGATGCAGATGGATTCGCTGGAAGCGGGTATCGTGAGCCAGACCCGCACGTCGGTTCTGGAGAGCCCCGAGTTCGCGCGGTCACTGCATCCCGAGTGGATCGCCTCCACCGTGGAGTCGTGGGAGATCACCAACCCCAACCACCGGCCACTCTTCCCCGGCTGGCGCTCCATGGGTGACGCGATCGGCATCGCCGTGCAGCAGGTCATCGCGGGCGAGCGGCCGGCTCAGGAGGCCCTGAATGAGGCCGTCAAGACCACGGAGGACCTCTTCAAGCGGACCGGCGACTACGGCAAGCCCAGACCCTACGAGTTCTAG
- a CDS encoding carbohydrate ABC transporter permease: MARESTVPAPQRRGRLRWGDVGARLLVLGYLIVLYFPIYWMVTMAFKRRVDITIIPPRFIFKPILRNFEWLFVHQDIWGPITRGFMVSVASVAIAIVLGTMAAYALARFRWWRQNDLEYWIVSTRMLPPVAVIIPYYYLWMKFRMLDTLTGLGITYLTINLPLVIWLLIGFFRSIPREMDDAARVDGCSPLQAFWYIALPMARGAVGAAAILAFIFTWNDFFFAFILTTVNFTLPVALSSFMTVGLEVKYGEMAAAGLLAAIPSLVLAILARKWIVTGFRGMAGIAATR, from the coding sequence GTGGCACGGGAATCAACGGTTCCCGCCCCCCAAAGGCGGGGCCGGCTACGCTGGGGCGACGTGGGGGCCAGGCTCCTCGTCCTGGGGTACCTGATCGTCCTGTACTTCCCCATCTACTGGATGGTCACCATGGCGTTCAAGCGGCGGGTGGACATCACCATCATCCCGCCTAGGTTCATCTTCAAGCCCATCCTGCGCAACTTCGAGTGGCTCTTCGTCCATCAGGACATTTGGGGCCCCATCACCCGGGGGTTCATGGTATCAGTAGCATCGGTGGCCATCGCCATCGTTCTGGGCACCATGGCTGCCTACGCCCTGGCCCGCTTCCGCTGGTGGCGCCAGAACGACCTGGAGTACTGGATCGTCTCCACCCGGATGCTGCCCCCGGTGGCGGTGATCATCCCATACTATTACCTTTGGATGAAGTTCCGAATGCTGGATACTCTCACAGGCCTCGGTATCACCTACCTCACCATCAATCTCCCGCTGGTGATCTGGCTCCTCATCGGTTTCTTCCGGAGCATTCCCAGGGAGATGGACGATGCGGCCCGGGTGGACGGCTGTAGCCCGTTGCAGGCCTTCTGGTACATCGCCCTGCCCATGGCGAGGGGCGCCGTAGGCGCGGCAGCCATCCTGGCCTTCATTTTCACGTGGAACGACTTCTTCTTTGCGTTCATCCTGACCACGGTCAACTTCACCCTGCCCGTGGCCCTATCGTCCTTCATGACGGTTGGGCTCGAGGTGAAGTACGGGGAGATGGCAGCCGCCGGGTTGCTGGCGGCCATTCCGTCCCTGGTGCTGGCCATCCTGGCCAGGAAGTGGATTGTGACGGGGTTCCGGGGCATGGCCGGCATCGCGGCGACCCGGTGA